In Pseudonocardia sp. C8, one genomic interval encodes:
- a CDS encoding hydantoinase/oxoprolinase N-terminal domain-containing protein, which yields MRIGIDVGGTNTDAVLLDGPAVLAEVKSATTANVTSGIVGALRALRERRRFDPADVTAVMIGTTHFINAITEAQRLAPTAAVRLGLPATAALPPFCDWPERLVRAVDGQAYLCHGGHEFDGRVISPIDRSELRRAAEDMAGRGIRSVAISSVFSPVNASMEQEAAAIIGEQLPDAHVSLSHEIGRMGLLERENATIINACLRELAEHICDGLAASLAGEGFRCALYLSQNDGTLMDVEYARQYPVATFASGPTNSMRGAAFLSGLDTCAVVDVGGTTTDVGILHGGFPREATAEVSVGGVRTNFRMPDVLSVGIGGGSRIRCDGDDVMVGPDSVGFRLREEALIFGGSTLTASDLAVAAGMAEVGDRAAVAGLDRSSVRAGLDRIAAETARIVDRMRTSAAPLPVVLVGGGSILLPDVLPGVDEVHRPERFAVANAIGAAIAQVGGEVDRIFSVEPGRREAVLGEAKDEARHRATAAGADPGSVQIVDVDEVPIAYLPGNATRIRVRAVGDLVLAPSTTGTVVSGGTLA from the coding sequence ATGCGCATCGGAATCGACGTCGGCGGCACCAATACGGACGCCGTGCTGCTCGACGGGCCCGCGGTGCTGGCGGAGGTCAAGTCCGCGACGACTGCGAACGTCACGTCCGGGATCGTGGGGGCGCTGCGGGCGCTGCGCGAGCGACGCCGGTTCGACCCCGCGGACGTCACGGCCGTCATGATCGGCACCACGCACTTCATCAACGCGATCACGGAGGCGCAGCGGCTCGCCCCGACCGCCGCGGTCCGCCTCGGCCTGCCGGCCACCGCGGCCCTGCCGCCCTTCTGCGACTGGCCCGAGCGGCTCGTCCGCGCCGTCGACGGGCAGGCCTACCTCTGCCACGGCGGCCACGAGTTCGACGGCCGGGTGATCTCGCCGATCGACCGCAGCGAGCTGCGCCGCGCCGCGGAGGACATGGCCGGCCGCGGGATCCGGTCCGTCGCGATCTCCTCGGTGTTCAGCCCGGTCAACGCATCGATGGAGCAGGAGGCCGCGGCGATCATCGGTGAGCAGCTCCCGGACGCGCACGTCAGCCTTTCCCACGAGATCGGCCGGATGGGCCTGCTCGAGCGCGAGAACGCCACGATCATCAACGCCTGCCTGCGCGAGCTCGCCGAGCACATCTGCGACGGGCTGGCCGCGTCACTGGCCGGCGAGGGATTCCGCTGCGCGCTCTACCTCAGCCAGAACGACGGCACGCTCATGGACGTCGAGTACGCCCGGCAGTACCCGGTCGCGACCTTCGCGTCCGGGCCGACGAACTCGATGCGGGGCGCGGCCTTCCTCTCGGGGCTGGACACCTGCGCGGTCGTCGACGTCGGTGGCACCACCACCGACGTCGGCATCCTGCACGGCGGCTTCCCCCGGGAAGCCACCGCCGAGGTGAGCGTCGGCGGTGTGCGGACCAACTTCCGGATGCCCGACGTGCTGTCCGTCGGTATCGGCGGGGGCAGCCGGATCCGGTGCGACGGCGACGACGTCATGGTCGGGCCGGACAGCGTCGGCTTCCGGCTCCGCGAGGAGGCACTGATCTTCGGTGGGTCCACGCTCACGGCCAGTGACCTGGCCGTGGCCGCCGGGATGGCCGAGGTCGGCGACCGGGCGGCCGTCGCGGGTCTGGACCGGTCGAGCGTCCGGGCCGGTCTGGACCGCATCGCCGCCGAGACCGCGCGGATCGTGGACCGGATGCGCACGAGCGCGGCCCCGCTGCCGGTCGTCCTCGTCGGCGGCGGCAGCATCCTGCTGCCCGACGTGCTCCCCGGCGTCGACGAGGTGCACCGTCCGGAGCGGTTCGCCGTCGCGAACGCCATCGGTGCGGCCATCGCCCAGGTCGGCGGCGAGGTCGACCGCATCTTCTCGGTGGAACCGGGCCGGCGCGAGGCCGTCCTCGGCGAGGCCAAGGACGAAGCCCGGCACCGGGCCACCGCCGCCGGCGCGGACCCCGGCTCGGTGCAGATCGTCGACGTCGACGAGGTACCCATCGCCTACCTGCCCGGCAACGCCACCCGGA